The DNA sequence AGTGGCTGTACCAGAATCCCCGCTGGGCGTTGTATGGATCGGCCTCTTGATCGCAATTCGCATGGTGGCGGATATGGTCCGCGGCCCACTTCAGCGCCGAGTTTTCAAGCGCCCATCCCCCGGCGATGAGCAATCCTGCCTTCACCCAAGGAAGGCAATCGAAGCTGCGGTGCGCCAACAGGCGATGGTAGCCAACGGTAATGCCCAAACCGGTCACGACATACAGCACGGCGAACATGGTCCAGTCCAGCCAGGTGAATCCATACGAGTAAGCAAAGGCTGGAACTCCGATCAGCGCGCCACACGCGACGAGACCGAACAGAAACGTGGTCAGATAATTCGGGGTGGCCTCTGTACGCGGCGATGCTGGCTGCTGTGACTGTGGCATGGGTGTGATCCTCAGGGTGAAGGTGGGGCGCCTCGGATGAGACGCCCCGCTCGTTGCATCGCGGAGTGCTTAGAACCGGCTGCGACCGCCGAAATCGTTGCCGCCACGTCCGCCGCCACCACCACCGGTGCGGGGTTCTTGTGGCTTGGCTTCGTTCACAGTCAACGGGCGTCCGTCCATCTGTGTGCCGTTCAAGGCGGAAATCGCCGCCTGACCTTCTTGCTGCGTGGCCATTTCGACGAAGCCGAAGCCTCGCGACTGTCCGGTAAACTTGTCGGTGATCACACGCGCAGACTCGACAGTCCCGTGTGCGGCGAACAAGCTGGTTAACTGCGATTCAGTTGCCGCATAGGGCAACCCGCCAACATAAAGTTTGGAACCCATGGGGGTCCTCCTTCTGAAAATTGATATTGTGGGGAACTCGAGAACAGCTTCACGAGGGGAAGGAGAGGGCCGAAGACGCAAACAACAAGGCGACCTAGGTCAGACTTCCGATCAGATTCTCGGGAACAACAACATCCGAAATGGGCCGTGTGATGTGATGTTTCACGCGAGGCCCGCCGCTATGGAACGTGTACACTCTACCATGCATCCGCAGGAATAGCCATTGACAGTCATTGAGGCAGGTTGAGGAGCCTCCAGGCCGCCGCATGAATGATGAAGATGGAGAAGAGAAATGTGGCAGCTCAATGTGCGCAGCGGAAGAGCAATCAGCCCCCATCCCGCCCCCATTGCTTCCCTCATACGGTCGGTGTGCTCCGTCCTCAACTAGAAGATGAAGGCGGCTCGATCGGCGCTTGCGTGAGCTGGTCGAAATAGCTATCCTTCTGAAGTGAATCTGCAAGGTGAGCACATGTCAATGACGAACAAACTACTTGGAATTGTCCTCAGTCTCCTGCTCAGTGCCTGCGGCGCGTCACCCAAGACACCCACCACTGAAGAGCCGACCCTGCGCCAGGGCCATGGAGACGTTGAGAACAATGGCCTGCGACCTCCCGCAGGGACAACCGAGGGGCAAGCAGCCGCCATTCGACCAGGCGCGAGATGCACCACGCAGCTGAAACAGGGCTATGCACTCAGAGAACGCATTGATAAGGAGTACTGGCAGAGCAGACGGGCCGGAACCTTTCGAGATCAGAGAGATGCATTCATCGCGAGATGGGAAAAAGAAGCAGGAAAATGGGCAGCAGAGACAAAAACCGTTCTTCTGCAAATCGGCGGACCGACCGCGAGGGACCGCTTCCACAATGCACAAACACCGATCGGCATGGTCAGTGGCGATGTGCAGTGGAACAATATCAGAAATTATCTTCGGACCAGATTGGCCGCCCTCGATTCGATCTGCAAGATGCCCTAGCGTCCCCGACAGGAAAAGACTCCCGGGCCTGTTCCTTCTTCGAAGCCCCCCGCTCCCGCGTTGCGCGCCCTACCGAGGAAGGTCCTCACCCGACAAAAGACGTTGCGCCTGGGTGATCGCATCCAGGAGCGCATCCCGTTCTGCTTGGCTCTTCTTCGATGCAGGCACAGTCGCCACAAACCGTTTCGCGGCGGCCGTCAGAGTCTGCAGCGTCTCCGCCATGTCACCCTCCGTCGGGACCTGCGACGTCGACGCCGCACGGGCGAGCCTCCGCCGTGGTCCGACATACATTTGCGGCGCAACCGGATTATCCTTTATCAACTCGGGTCGTCGAAATACTCCCATGACTCCTCCTCACCAACCGACAAAGACAAATGATCTTCACACTCTACTCGATTCGCGGCGGAAATTGCATCGGGATGTCAGATGCGAGAGGGGCGATGAGACATGGCGAAGGGCCCGGTGTGTTCTTCCCATCTGTCCATTGTGGTAGCCTGTGAGGGAAAAGGATCGATCCCATCAACCTGTGCGCCACCGGCTTTGGCCGAGTGCCCTGCCCGACAAGAGCGGGAGGGAGATCTGGATAGATGATACGTCTCGTCTTGCTGTTGCTCCTGGTCGCGGTGGTTATCGTGGGTCCGCAGCTCTGGACCAGGCGAGTGTTTGCCCGGCATAGTGCGCCCCGCTCGGACTACCCAGGCACGGGCGGAGAGTTGGCCCGGCATCTGCTCAATCGGTTCAACATGCCGCACATCACAGTCGAACCGACCGAGCTGGGGGACCACTACGATCCTGTTACCAAAGCCGTCCGCCTGACACCCGATATTTTCAGCGGGAAATCGCTCACGGCCATTACCGTGGCCGCCCACGAGGTCGGGCATGCCATGCAAGACCACATGGGCTACCAACCGCTCGCAGAACGCACCAGGCTCGTGCGGATCGCGCAGGGAGCGGAAAAGATCGGCGTGGTCATCATGATGGGCATTCCGATCGCGGCGGCACTCGCGCGAACCCCGATCGCAGGTGTCGTCGTCATGGTGGCCGGATTGGCGACGATGGGGATCTCCACGCTGGTCCACCTCGTCACGCTCCCAGTCGAGTGGGACGCCAGCTTCAATCGTGCCCTGCCCGTGCTCCGGCAAGGCAGTTACCTGTCGCCTGAAGACGAACAAGGGGCTCGCCGCATCCTCACCGCAGCCGCGCTCACCTACGTGGCGGCCTCCCTAGCCAGTCTGCTGAACCTCTGGCGCTGGATCGCCCTCCTCCGGCGATAGTCTCGGCCCCTTCGCGCACACTCGAAAAGTCGCCGGGATTGTGTGCGGCGAGAAAAGAGTCCCGGCACCTGCTCGTTTTATATATGGCCCGAAGCGGTCCGCCGGCCTCAACTCAACGAGTCTCTTGCGTATATGCCACATCTAGCATAATATAGCCCTGGATGGCCACGTACAGGTGAGAAATGAAGCCGATTCATTTTGTCGGAACGTCACGGGAGGCAATTCGCGAACTTCCGGATAGCGCACAGGAAACGGCCGGCTTTCAGTTATTCAAAGTTCAGCAGGGCAAAGAAGCGGATGATTGGAAGCCGATGCCGACGGTCGGATCTGGAGTTCGGGAAATTCGGGTCAGGGATGAAAGCGGGGCCTATCGAGTCTTCTATGTGGCCAAGTTCGAAGAAGCCGTGTATGTGCTCCATGTGTTTGAGAAGCGCTCACAGAAGACCGCGAGAGCGGATCTAGAGCTCGGACAGACCCGATATGCCGATCTACTCAAGTGGAGAAGGGAGGAAGGCCTATGAAACGTGCCACGGTGACAAAAGGCAGTGGAAATATCTTTCGCGATCTAGGGTTTTCCGAAGAACGGTCCGCGGAGCTCATTCTCAAAAGCAGTTTATTGCAGGCGCTTCAGGACACGATCAGAGGACGAGGCTGGAAGCAGGCGGAAGCGGCAACCCACCTCCGCATTGACCAAGCCAAAATCTCGAAACTACTCGCCGGCCAGATGGCTGGCTTCTCGGTCGAACGCCTGGTTCATTTTCTGTCCTTGTTAGGCCAGGATGTAGAAGTCACCGTGCGGCAAGCGCCTCGCGGGCGACGCTATGGAACCGTCCGCTCCAGTCTACCCAAGAAGCTCGTCAAGCGTCTGGGATAGAAGCGTGGCGACCGCTCCGTCTGGGAAAGCCTCCCGGCCCTGCAGGCCTACGCCTGATCAAGGGGTTCCACCATGAAGGCCATCAAGGGGGATGGGAAGGGCATCGCTCGTCAAGGCCGAATACGCAGTATCGAGTGATCTACAAGGTTGAGGAACAGCGCATACTGGTACTGGTCATGGACGTAACCGCCCACGATGATCGGAGGCAATGATGAAAACCAAGGACGTTCGTCCGGCGAAAGCTCTAGTTGTCGTATCGGTGGGAAAATCCGTTCGGATCGTTCGAGAACTGCAAGGGCTCACGCAGAGCGAGTTGGCTCGCAGGACTAAGATTCCACAGTCCACGATCTCTGCCATTGAAAATGGCACCATCAATCTGGGTATTGAACGGGCCAAAACCCTGGCACATGCACTGCGGTGCCATCCAGCAGTCCTTGTCTTCCCCGGCTGGGAAGTGACCAAGCGGTCAGCAGCCTAACTCCTGAGCAGCCGTATGAGGCTTCATCCACCAGCCACTCATCGCTCTATCCTCGTACACGCAGTGAGAGAGAAACACGCCCTCCTATCCCGATAGGCACGACAAGTCCTTCGCAAACAGGACTCTGCTTCGCCACCAGCAGCGTGGTAGGGACGGACAGTCAGAGGAGAGTCGGTTGATGGCACAATCCGCGCCTCATCGCGCGAGCTTCTTTTTGATGACGGTCAGGTTCTCGGGGGTCGATCGCACCTGTATCGTGAGTCCCTCGGCATCATAGGCTTCGGACAAGATACGCATCCGGGCGCGGATCTCTGCCACGACCCCTTGAGCCGTAAACGGAATATGTAATTCCTCGTCGACCATATCGCTCTCAAAGAACCCCATAATGCGCTCACGGAGCGCGTGCAGATCGTCCTTGCTTCTCGTGGACAGAAAAAAGGCGTCCGGATATTCCGCCTTCAGTGTCGCGAGCTCGTCCGGTCCGAGACGATCTTGTTTATTCAACACCAAGAGGCTGGGAATGTCCGTGGCGCCAACTTCGGCTAACACCGTCCGCGTGACGTCGAGTTGGGATCGAAAAGAGGGATCTGAGGCATCGACGACAAATAGCACCAGCGAGGCACCGGCCGCTTCATCCAGCGTCGACTTGAACGATGCCACCAGGTCATGCGGAAGCTTCTTGATGAATCCCACCGTATCGCTCATGAGCACTTTGGGACGCGTGTCAGGATACAGCGGCCGGATCGTGGTATCGAGGGTGGCGAACAGCTTATCGGCCACGAGCACATCGATTCCCGTCATCGCACGCATCAGCGAGGATTTGCCGGCATTGGTGTACCCGACGAGCGCGACCGTCAATTCGTGTTCCCGTCTCGCGCGGCGCGTCTGATGCTCGTCCCCGATCGCCGCCAATTCTGCCCTGAGTTCTTTCATGCGATCGCGAATCCTGCGCTTATCGAGCTCAAGGCTCGTCTCTCCGGCCCCTTTGCCTCCGACCCCCCCGCCTTGCCGCTCGCTGCCGCCCCCGGTTTCACGCAACCGTGGCGCCAGATAATTGAGCCTCGCGATCTCTACCTGAAGCCGGGCCGCGCGTGTACGAGCATGTCGACTGAAAATCTCAATGATGACGCCGGTACGGTCGAGTACAGGAACTCCGGCGGCACTTTCAAGATTTTTCAATTGTGACGGCGACAGATCACAGTCCACGATGACGATCTGCGCCTCTTCCCGAGGGCCTGGTGAGGCCTCCAGGGTGTCATCCGATTCGTCGTCTTCTGACTCCTCCGTGACGTCCGAGGCCGCAGCCTCGCGCTTCGAAGCCGCTTTGTGCATCGGCCGTTCAAACGCAACCGCTACTTTCCCGGAACCACCGGTCCACAGCGCCAATTCGGCGAGTTTTCCCTGACCAAGGACCGCCGCATATTTTTCGGAACTCCGCTTTTGCGTCACATGGCCCACGACATGGTACCCGAGGGTTTTCACAAGGCGGGTGAGCTCTTGCAGAGAACTGTCCAGCTCCTCCACGGTCACACGAGGGGTGCGGATCGCCACAAGAACGGCATTCGATTGTGAGGGCGTCGACATCGATGGATTGTCCTTGGCTACATGTTGGTGAGGAATGTTCATTTTAACAGGGACGTTCGTGGTAAGGCGAGCGCGCATCGCAGGATCTCTACAACACTACCAGCCATCATCACCGTGCCATGATCCAGAAAAGACACGTCAGGCAGAGGCCGTTGCAGGCGATGTGTGAACAGGCGCGATTGGCGGGAAGCCATCCGATTTGGGATTCGCCATCGGCGGCGCGGTGGGGACATGAAATCAGCTCTTAGTGAGACATGAGGTGGCGGGCCGGATGGAATTCTTGGATCACATTGGCAGCGTCTCTGCTCTGTCCGCTTATCTAACCAAACAGCTGTTCAAGTAGCTGTTCACGGGTGATATCGAAATGTGCGGCCACATCGGCAAGAATGGCCGAGAGGGTCCCGATGCGAAGCGG is a window from the Nitrospirota bacterium genome containing:
- a CDS encoding zinc metallopeptidase; protein product: MIRLVLLLLLVAVVIVGPQLWTRRVFARHSAPRSDYPGTGGELARHLLNRFNMPHITVEPTELGDHYDPVTKAVRLTPDIFSGKSLTAITVAAHEVGHAMQDHMGYQPLAERTRLVRIAQGAEKIGVVIMMGIPIAAALARTPIAGVVVMVAGLATMGISTLVHLVTLPVEWDASFNRALPVLRQGSYLSPEDEQGARRILTAAALTYVAASLASLLNLWRWIALLRR
- the hflX gene encoding GTPase HflX translates to MSTPSQSNAVLVAIRTPRVTVEELDSSLQELTRLVKTLGYHVVGHVTQKRSSEKYAAVLGQGKLAELALWTGGSGKVAVAFERPMHKAASKREAAASDVTEESEDDESDDTLEASPGPREEAQIVIVDCDLSPSQLKNLESAAGVPVLDRTGVIIEIFSRHARTRAARLQVEIARLNYLAPRLRETGGGSERQGGGVGGKGAGETSLELDKRRIRDRMKELRAELAAIGDEHQTRRARREHELTVALVGYTNAGKSSLMRAMTGIDVLVADKLFATLDTTIRPLYPDTRPKVLMSDTVGFIKKLPHDLVASFKSTLDEAAGASLVLFVVDASDPSFRSQLDVTRTVLAEVGATDIPSLLVLNKQDRLGPDELATLKAEYPDAFFLSTRSKDDLHALRERIMGFFESDMVDEELHIPFTAQGVVAEIRARMRILSEAYDAEGLTIQVRSTPENLTVIKKKLAR
- a CDS encoding helix-turn-helix transcriptional regulator, with the protein product MMKTKDVRPAKALVVVSVGKSVRIVRELQGLTQSELARRTKIPQSTISAIENGTINLGIERAKTLAHALRCHPAVLVFPGWEVTKRSAA
- a CDS encoding RNA-binding protein encodes the protein MGSKLYVGGLPYAATESQLTSLFAAHGTVESARVITDKFTGQSRGFGFVEMATQQEGQAAISALNGTQMDGRPLTVNEAKPQEPRTGGGGGGRGGNDFGGRSRF
- a CDS encoding helix-turn-helix transcriptional regulator, with product MKRATVTKGSGNIFRDLGFSEERSAELILKSSLLQALQDTIRGRGWKQAEAATHLRIDQAKISKLLAGQMAGFSVERLVHFLSLLGQDVEVTVRQAPRGRRYGTVRSSLPKKLVKRLG
- a CDS encoding type II toxin-antitoxin system RelE/ParE family toxin, with amino-acid sequence MKPIHFVGTSREAIRELPDSAQETAGFQLFKVQQGKEADDWKPMPTVGSGVREIRVRDESGAYRVFYVAKFEEAVYVLHVFEKRSQKTARADLELGQTRYADLLKWRREEGL